ATTGAAGGCAGTGTCTGGGGCGGCGCTTTTGAATTGATAATGAGTACCGATATTGTTATTTCCAGTGATAAATCCACTTTTGCCATGACGCCGGTAAACTTGGGTGTTCCTTATAATGTTGTGGGAATTCATAATTTGATTCGCGATGCGGGTTTACATGTAATGAAAGAAGTTATTTTTACCGCGACTCCGATTACTGCTGAACAGGCCTTAAAAATTGGTATATTGAATCATAGTGTTCCGGATGATGAGTTGGAAGATAAAACTCTTGCCATTGCCAAGTTGATTTGTGAAAAAGCGCCGCTTGCCATAGAAGTAATCAAAGAAGAAATGCGTGTCCTGTGTGAGGCAAATGCCATTAATCCAGATGAGTTTGAGCGGATTCAAGGGCTTAGACGCTACGTTTATGACAGTCTTGATTATAGCGAAGGACTGACTGCCTTTTTTGAGAAGAGAAAACCTAATTTCATTGGAAAATAAGCCTTGTGAGGCTGCCCTTGTAAAAGTTGCCATTGATTCGCAGATTATAAACAGGGTTAATCGGTGAATCTGTGGGCGTGGCAATGTCACTAAGTTAA
Above is a window of Methylobacter sp. S3L5C DNA encoding:
- the scpB gene encoding methylmalonyl-CoA decarboxylase; translation: MNHYEFVKVELNDRVAIIEFNYIKKLNALSECFIQDILKALADLNVPEVRCVILRAAKGSKVFSSGHDISELPKAKRDPLPLSYQDPLRILTRTIQRYPKPVISMIEGSVWGGAFELIMSTDIVISSDKSTFAMTPVNLGVPYNVVGIHNLIRDAGLHVMKEVIFTATPITAEQALKIGILNHSVPDDELEDKTLAIAKLICEKAPLAIEVIKEEMRVLCEANAINPDEFERIQGLRRYVYDSLDYSEGLTAFFEKRKPNFIGK